ctcaatataatattttcaatgtcTTCGAGGACttctgttgtttttttttttttttttttgaaatttttgtgcACATTGGCATCCATCTTTTAAGATTCCTTGAAAGCTTTAGCTGTAGTTAGTGACTTAATTATAACTTAATATTAGTTATTAAAGTAGGGTTTTGGAAATTCATGCTAGCTTGGGAAATCAAACCAAATGGACCTAATATTTCATTtgaatattacatataaaagtTAATGTCAAGTACTTGTTATCGGAGTGTGTCTACGATATTGATCGCTTGTCATGACTGTTTCAAAAACATGTCTACGAGAGGCGATgttgaataattataaaaatttgaggTCGTTTTTTCCATACCAATTGAATTTAAGAAGTGGATCGATAGCTCACGGTATGGTCTAACACAAACTCGATGTTTATAGTTATACCCTATTAATAGCTTGAACTGAAAATCCaaactaaaagcaaaagtactcAAAAATATAGAGCAATGATATTGCACAATTTCTTCTTAGActtgaaagaaacaaaagaatacATGTAATGATCAATAATGGTTGATTGGTTAGTGTGATCTTAGGACCACATGCAAATTGTAgacaaagaaagagaaagaaaagtagTTAAAGATACTATAGGAACAATTTAATAATTAGGTGCATGCTGATCATGATCTGCATTACAGCTTGTATTTTGTCCCTTTGTTTTTTGATACACTTGTATTTTGTCCTTGATTCCACAATTAACTGCAGACGAGGAGGAGACATCCACACCCATATCTGAAACATTTGACCTTATTATATACATTATGTATCTGTTCATTGAAAGCTATTGGATAACGCTTGCAACGTGGGGTTTTCATCCTTAGCAGCTTGcttgtggttaaaatatttcaatGACGTTGGAGGTTGCTAAGGACAAATGGTCGGTGGCTTTAATTAATTCGTGGCTAGCTATATCGTTGTCcacaagtattatatatattacgtaCTAACAACTTCAATTAATTGATCAGCGAACCAATTAAAGAGTTTAATCTTCAAGGATTCTCTTGTTTTGTTCAGGCAAATTGCAAccaatatttaacaaaaaatcacatttgaatTATctatataacttaaaaaaaaatagtcaatgTTACCATTATAGccgtttgaaattatttttaaaaagattaatcaATGTTACAATTATAGCCGTTTGAAATTATTATAAACGGACGATAACCTTTTCTTTACAGGAATTGTAGGATATCATGATCTCCTTAATTCCCAATCTTCTTCATGAATTCTAAACTTCTAAGGGAAGGTTATGCCATTTGCAATAGTAGTCTAAGGCCCCGTTTGAATaggaaaaatgttttattttattttatcattataacttttttaaattcacacacaaaatataataagtagctttatcaattttttcaaattttaaaccaataataatattaaaaactaatattctaataatattttattcaactcttaattttcatctcaactcactatctaaacgacacctaagaaaaaaactatataGGATCCTATTTACCATCTTTCTATACTCAATTAAGGGCATTTTAgtgaaaattataaactaatttttgaaagaagCAATTATTATAGCATGGAGAAGAAAGAGGAAGGGTTTATTCACATATTTGTCAATATTGCTGATCTTAGAGTGGATATGAAACAAGCAAGCTCATAGAACCCCTTCAGAAACTTGGACAAACTATATAAAACTTGGAAGatagaagaaattgaagaaacTTTTCAACAAATCTAGAACCCCATGTGCTGATCTCTTAGTTCACATAGCTTTACTTGATCAGTACACTACGTAGGAATTGAACCACCAGCAGCAATGAGCTGTTTCTCAATCTACAAGCcaacaagaagaagaataaggcTGGCTTCGAGACAAAGAAATGACTCAGAGTTTCACATTCTCTACAAGATCATCTTCTGATCCTTACCTTGAACAGAGTTTCAAGCTTGTTTTTCACAAGGGAATACTCAAGCTTTACTTGTTGCAGACATTTAAGACACCTATGCCAAGGCTTAACACTAGTATCAGAATATAATCATTCAACAATAATTAAGCATTTTCTCTAACATATGTGGGCGTGATAAGAAACTTACCCTTCAATGTTTTGCTCCTCGCAGTAATTTCGGAAGGCAATGCAGACTTTTTGAACCCTCTGTGCACCAATGCTGCATGAAACCCAGTTTATAGTAAAAATCTAATCTAATGGAAGAATGGTGAGAGAGCTGTATAATTTCCCTTAAGAATGTGACCAGGTGATATTCTTGTCGATGAGTTTTCCTTCATGTGGGGCATGGTCCATGGATGTTTGAACTAACTATTTCCTTTGTGCCTCGTTGATAGCCAGTCGgtgattttttccttttctttttctcgttTTAATTTTTGGAATTGTACTCTAGATCTGGATCAAACGATTATAACTTAATCACCAAAGTCCATGCCTtattttatgcttttttttttcccttctcctTTCTGAATCTGCATCTTCAATCTTCAAGAAATTAAACTATGGTGATGTACCATATAGCTGTAAGCAGTGAAGCAACAAACGCAGTGATAGGGTATGCTTTTTCTCATACTGGGTAGAATTAAGTGGTTCTGGAAGTGGAAACAATTTACTGAAAATACCAACTGTTTCAATCTTGTTTAAGGAGGAAACCTATGTAATACTTGAGAAGGTACTTCCATTAAAGCAAAAGGAGGCTGCTAGAAGGAAAGAATAAGGAAAACCAAGAATCACCTGGAGCTGCTGCCCTTAAACTGGTGAACATGGG
This genomic window from Carya illinoinensis cultivar Pawnee chromosome 7, C.illinoinensisPawnee_v1, whole genome shotgun sequence contains:
- the LOC122315586 gene encoding histidine-containing phosphotransfer protein 1-like isoform X1; the protein is MDGVAQLQKQLVDFTDSLFQEGFLDEQFNQLQQLQDESNPDFVVEVVSLFFEDSERLLNELAKALEQKTIDFRKVDAHVHQFKGSSSSIGAQRVQKVCIAFRNYCEEQNIEGVKPWHRCLKCLQQVKLEYSLVKNKLETLFKIEKQLIAAGGSIPT